Proteins encoded by one window of Pelecanus crispus isolate bPelCri1 chromosome 8, bPelCri1.pri, whole genome shotgun sequence:
- the TSNAXIP1 gene encoding translin-associated factor X-interacting protein 1: MAARRAPPGGTAPESSSETPDCQTRINSLKYILSKKQKTPLSARGHWSMWPAFASGQTILRNHKPCCAPEERQSSNKQALLTFPKPPYLEQLESYLRKELQSLDLTKKNSQELKLQPYREIFEFFIDNFKTYKPLLTAIKNEYEVTLAYQKKTIRALEPLKAMVTTVSEECTRQILALQEKEKDEINTLKQEKQHLLKLINNMTEEKNSLQTQVEHLQTSIAEEYVRYLNESGACKLLLAKLNDMHNEQLDMTRHQVQDVKGEDVVKLTLALKIARQDLTKAQVKLNTMIADYGDVVPRTDFESLEKKYSDLLQEMKTLQKDFDQLHKEYETLMEIHRETAEERDNFFTQLQQVQRNCTPRPNWVKCSEVIPGGADRWGCLAEGKTSDQLVDVLLEEIGTGALKEINVFPGWGKGDKVPVYLRHEGEVKNKKLTKKDVVNILKDVWKEKIALEQQTGKQSSLPEFFLSYLRKKYGDAAAMEWSYTLYENMRLCRSNHVLSSFYDILTGKVGEEQYHSQNQLISNLQKELAACDSSNSGSLTSKQFSMALREAFPLKRKESVEELVDASRYKLDSTEDLINYISLFKEDEEGNAKPFVAKLRSQYVREKQEYLRQLKNKLGDLTEVNPDELKTAFCAIDPDIDDQTLDIYIGLVYQVQREQPDQEVVPVETALARLLAGDVRRVGPSPWKGSMTGFEEQ; this comes from the exons GACCGCTCCTGAATCTTCCTCTGAGACTCCAGATTGCCAAACACGTATCAACAGTCTGAAATACATCCTGTCCAAGAAACAGAAGACTCCA ctttctgctagAGGCCATTGGTCTATGTGGCCTGCATTTGCATCCGGGCAGACCATCCTAAGGAATCACAAACCCTGCTGTGCCCCAGAAGAGAGACAGTCTAG CAATAAACAGGCCCTTCTCACCTTTCCAAAGCCACCATACTTGGAGCAACTGGAGTCCTACTTAAGGAAAGAGCTACAGTCTCTTGATCTGACTAAAAAGAACTCCCAGGAATTGAAGTTACAG ccGTACAGAGAGATCTTTGAATTCTTCATAGACAACTTCAAGACCTATAAGCCCTTGCTGACAGCTATAAAGAATGAATATGAAGTTACTTTGG CTTATCAGAAGAAGACAATTCGTGCCCTAGAGCCCCTGAAGGCTATGGTCACAACTGTCTCCGAGGAGTGCACCCGGCAGATACTGGCactgcaggaaaaggagaaagatgaaataaataCGTTAAAGCAAGAGAAACAACATCTGTTAAAGTTGATCAACAACATGACGGAAGAAAAGAATTCTCTTCAGACTCAG GTGGAACATCTGCAGACAAGCATAGCTGAAGAGTATGTTCGCTATCTCAATGAGTCTGGTGCCTGCAAACTGCTTCTAGCAAAACTGAATGATATGCATAATGAACAGCTGGACATGACACGTCACCAAGTCCAAG ATGTCAAGGGTGAAGATGTGGTGAAGTTAACTTTGGCATTAAAGATAGCTCGGCAAGACCTCACAAAAGCCCAGGTGAAGCTGAACACAATGATAGCAGACTATGGAGATGTTGTGCCCAGGACAGATTTTGAATCACTGGAGAAAAAATACTCTGATTTACTGCAGGAG ATGAAGACTCTACAGAAGGATTTTGATCAGCTCCATAAGGAATATGAAACACTGATGGAAATCCACAGAGAGACTGCAGAAGAGCGAGACAACTTCTTCACTCAGCTCCAGCAAGTTCAGCGCAACTGCACACCCCGGCCAAACTGGGTGAAGTGTTCAG AGGTGATCCCTGGTGGAGCTGACCGGTGGGGCTGTCTGGCTGAGGGGAAGACCAGCGATCAGCTAGTGGATGTGCTTCTGGAAGAAATAGGAACAGGAGCACTAAAAGAGATAAATGTCTTCCCTGGATGG GGCAAAGGTGACAAGGTACCTGTGTACCTGAGGCATGAAGGTGAAGTCAAGAACAAAAAGCTGACTAAGAAGGATGTGGTGAACATCCTAAAGGATGTCTGGAAGGAGAAAATTGCACTAGAACAGCAG ACGGGGAAGCAATCCAGTCTTCCTGAGTTCTTTCTCAGCTACCTTCGGAAGAAGTAtggagatgctgctgccatGGAATGGTCTTACACCCTCTATGAGAACATGCGACTCTGTCGATCAAACCATGTCCTGAGCTCATTCTATGACATACTCACTGGGAAG GTGGGTGAAGAACAGTACCACAGCCAGAATCAGCTGATTTCCAACCTGCAAAAGGAGCTGGCTGCCTGCGACAGCTCAAACAGTGGATCCCTGACCAGCAAGCAGTTCAG CATGGCTCTGAGGGAAGCTTTTCCCCTGAAAAGGAAAGAGTCAGTCGAAGAACTAGTGGATGCAAGCAGGTACAAGCTGGACAGCACTGAAGACCTCATCAACTACATATCCTTATTCAAAGAA GATGAGGAGGGGAATGCCAAACCTTTTGTTGCAAAGCTCAGGAGCCAGTATGTCAGGGAGAAGCAGGAGTACCTGAGACAGCTGAAGAACAAGCTGGGAGATTTAAC AGAGGTGAACCCAGATGAATTGAAGACCGCCTTCTGCGCAATTGATCCTGATATTGATGATCAGACGCTAGATATCTACATTGGCCTGGTTTATCAGGTCCAAAGAGAACAGCCAGACCAAGAAGTTGTCCCTGTGGAAACTGCACTTGCGAGACTACTTGCTGGAGATGTGAGACGAGTAGGACCCTCACCCTGGAAGGGAAGCATGACAGGCTTTGAAGAACAGTAA